In the genome of Arachis stenosperma cultivar V10309 chromosome 6, arast.V10309.gnm1.PFL2, whole genome shotgun sequence, the window cttaaagaagtaattcttaaagtccttaaaggactcatcatgcATAGTAAACACCTTATGTCCCTGGGCAGATTGAAAGgaaatccaagaagctttctttttggagGAAATTCTGGGCTTAGTCAAAATAAAGAGGTAAAGAAAGAGAGTTTGGGAAGGCTTGACATCCAACTCTTGGCAAAGCTACTGAAAGATCTTGATAAAACCCCAAGAGTTTGGATGAAGTTGGGATGGAGAAAcgttacacgaccacaacaagtCAGTCTCGAAGGAAGTAAAAGGGAAAGTAATGTTCAGCTGGCTGAAAAAATAGTCATAGACATAAAAGATGGGACGCTCCCCCTGAACCAAGGTCGGGAAACAAACCCTCTCATAAGAATCAGGTGCTACAAGCTCATAATCTCCTGGGCACGACTACTACAAATCCTATGACGTTTTCTCAGCTCTGCATAAAACTCAGCATTTACCACGGAGACACACTCAACACGAGGGAGTCCAGCTAGTTGGACATACCCTCAGGAATCTTGGAAGAcgtctcaacaatatttttacgagaagacatggccaactagtcctacagcaagaaaaagaaaatggattACTAACCAAAACAGCTCGGGCGACATgaaaacatctcggacaaacaTGACTTCGAGCAACACAAATAGTAAAAGAAAAGCCCCAAGACACACACCaaggtccaggggcatcctttggaggcagggACAAGAGTAAGGACCCAGGAAAAAGCTACTAGGCTACACCCCAACAAATTCTTCACAAAGAAAGATGATCCCATTCCAAACAAGCAACAACACAAGAAAGAAAATCAAAGCAAAACACCAGAAAATCGAGTGTCTTCTAAAGTTTATCAAAAAATCACTAACATAAGCAAGAATCGTCAAAGGAGCAATCTTTCTTGAAAAGCAAACAGCGGTTCATCAGAAGTACGATCAAGAAAAATAGCGACAACATGCAAAAACCCTAGGAACGTTAAAACTATCATCTACCCAAGAGTATACATAAGGTCGAGAGAAAACCAGAAAGCATACATCACAGTAACAATCAAGCATGGTAATACAAAAAGGCTCTAGCCTTCCAAACACAAATTCAAGCAAAATTGGAACTTTGCCAAGGATAGAACAaaataaagaagcagaaagagaGAACCAACCTGAAAGAGGAAGCGACGAGAGAGGGGCGAAAATCCAGAAGTTTCCTTGCAAATGGAGGAAGCTCCAGTAACCACCAATGATGCCACGAAGAGAAGCGCGAAAAAGGCTCAGGCAAAGACAGAAAAACGAAGAAAGATGGAGTTACGGCGAGTAGAAAAGAAATTGTAGATAAGCAAAGAGGAAGGAAATGGAAGCGAAAggttttttgaaaagattttaaagtGAGAAAAGGAAATGGCGAAGGGAGGAGTTAATGGGTTTTtaaaaccctcgcacgttcccaagaAAATGTAAAACACACGCCACAAGAAGAAACGTCACACATTTAAAGCTACTTAAAGGAAGTTCCACAAACAGACCCAACAAAAAATGCTCGAGTCTGGCTTCCCCAAAGAAATTGAAAAACTCGACTTCAAAAGAAAGAAtgagctcgagcaggggcactgtttaTACCCTAGGTCGAGCTGttcgacccgggatgtttatgacaagtcgaccgacctcttcaggacAGGACCAtctgacctcttctcaaagagctcgaccaaatcaccaggaaagcccaaaaaagggcccaaatagagaaCCACGACCCAAACCCAAAGGCAGCCTAAGCCTAGGGAGAAAAGGGCGATttccttgaagataagataaccccactcaaagataagataaagataagataaatatcTTATCTCCAAGAAGGTCATTCCACACCatatacactggagcacccaagtataactcatactctgattctactaaaaacctgcttaatacccttgctaacttaagcatcggagtcccttgcaagtaccaccaccctccggtgacgaaggatcagcacgacccgccagtccaacaagtcagacacggcGGTTCCGGCCACCACCATCAAGTCAGACACACAGCGCTGACCaatacagaagatctcatccgaaaTCGAcgtacagtttcaggtaacacTCGGAACAGTTGCTAATAGCGACTGATTTAGTGACCGATACATAATTTTCAAGACCAGAAAAAAATTGGTCGCTAAATCGGTCGCTAAATTATatttagtgactgattttagcGACCAACAAAATCATTCACTAATAGCAACCGAATTAGCAACCGATAAATTTATTATACAACTAGAATAAAGTTGGTCGCTAAATCGGttgctattttttaatttagcgaCCGAATTAGCAACCAAAACAAGAGAAATAACATCTTTGGAATTCTTGGTCACAAAATCAGtcgctattttttaatttagcaaCCAATTTTACAACTGATAGAGAAATAGGGTGGAAATGTGTTTGGTCGCTAATTCGGTCACTAAGGCAATGGTTGCTAAATCGGTTGCTAATTTGTTAAGATAGTGATCGATTTAGCGACCAACCAAATCAGTGACTAATAGCAACCGAATTAGTGACCGATAAATTTATTATACAACCATAGTAAAGTTAGTCGCTAAATCAGTcgctatttttttatttagcaACCGATTTTACAATCGATAGAAAAATAaggtaaaaaattatttagtcgCTAATTCGGTCACCAAAACAATGATCACTAAATTGGtcactaatattaataaaataatatagttACTCAAATACCCTCCCAAATCCTAACTGAATTCACCCACACCATTCTCATATTCTCCAAACAATTACCGAGTTACAGCATCGTCTTCCTACTTGCATCTATGCCGCTGTCGTAGTCTGCGACGGCCAACACCGTCGTCGCCTCGCACTCGTGCTCCCTGTAGTTCTTGTACGACTTGAACAAAGACCAAAATGACCTCACCGGCTGGCTCCCATTCATAGCCGGTAAATCTCTCACACCGTCGAGATCCAAATCGGCGCCGGAGAACCTTGATCTTGAGCGGAGAAACAGAATCGCCATGGAGCACGAGCAGCAGAGTGAGGGCTTACGCTCGATGAGGTTTTAGATGCGACCGACGGTAGATGCGTCACTGGTGACAGAGAAACGATGGAAGGACGaagagaaggaggaagaagaagacgagCTGTTTGCGTAGCAGGAGCACAGTCGCATGTTAGCGCAGTCAGGGCAAAGAGTGACAAGTTGATCGCCTAGGAAAATAGGACAAATCTCGCTCCTCCGTCGCTTGGAAGGGTACTTTGGACATTTCCATACCTCTTCTTCATCTAGGTACAATGCCATTTCCCTAGCTCATTCCAGAACCACGAGGAGGAGGTTGATGATGCTAGTATGAATCCTAATGTTGATCTCTCTGACATTGATGTGAAAGTCGAGAAGATCAACACTCACTTTTTTGTGAAAGTCTAAGGTCACACTCACTTCCCCTCTTTTGACGCATTTTATGTCAGAATATAGAAATGCATGTCGCACTCCCTTGATTATTACATGCTCAATGTACAAAATTGTACATGAGCACCAAGAGAACCATGAAGTAAGTTTCAAATTCACCTTGAAGAGTGGTTAGAATCACTGTTAGTTTACTTCCATTCCAGAAATTGAATCGAACAGACTGTGTTAGGAGACACTATACTAGTATGCTTGCACTTTCATATGAATATGAAACTTCAATGGAAACTGGAAACTTCAATGGAAACTAGTGTTTGCTTATTTTTTATGAGTTATCAGCTTAACTTTTCTAGTTTATCTTTTGGTGGGAATACATTTAATCAAAATTTGTATCTATCCATTTGTATGAACATTTTAAAGTACCATAAGTCTTGGAggattatatatttataattatcaaTTCCAAAGAAAGGAACATCATCACTTAAAATACCCCCACAATCAAAGAAaggaaaattttaaagattaatgTTTTACTAACTCAATTACTACTGTTCTGTTTGCTTATTCTTTATTTGATAATGTGCTTTACTAGAATCACCTTTTGAAAATCTATTAAATAATAACATCATTCAATAAATGCAAACATATTTCAACTGAGAGCTATGTCTTGTAATGCTATAATGAAGGCCAGTAAACTTGTTATAAGCAATTACTTTTTCAGTAGTATGTTGATAATTATACTGATGTTATTGGGGTCATTCTTTAGCTTCTTGTCATATCTAATACTAATGTTGATGTAGATGTGAACACGTCTATGGATCAGCTCTCTGAAGATTTGAACATCAAGATGCCAGAGGTTCTTTACTTTTGATTTACAATCTTCAGCATCTCAACTTGTTAATAGGTCTAAAACAAAAGTAAAGTAGTTTGGGGATTTTACATTAGATCTTAGAATATAATTGGTATGAACCAATTCTTTTAAAAgcttaaactatttttttagaaaGAAAGTGTGTTGCATgccatttaaaaaaataataataaaagagtaGCTCAATTTATGTTCCACTAGGTTGAGAGAGCATAGGAGGAAGCATAAACATATATAAGtaagatagatagatagatagggGCAGAGGCAGGGGGCAGGGGGCAGGGACAGTGCACAGAGGTTGTACatgagataaaataaaaatgctcGTGCTGCTATGTTAATGctatagtttaattatttgtgtGGGGAGTGATGCTAGTACTTGATTTTTGGTTCATTTTGGGGGGGTGGTAATGCCCTTGTGCTTGTGGTCCCAAACATTAATAACAAAGGGGTATGCAATGTTAATGTAACGTAATGTAATGTTTGAATTTTACCCTACTCCAAGTTCTTAGGGACATGGGTTCTTGTAAGATTTGCATGTTATACATCCCCTTTTCAGCGACCACAAAGGCCCTTTAACTCCTTCCCAAGTTCATTTACAGTGACACTACGGGGCCTTATACTACTAAATTGGGATACAGTGCCTTGTATACTTGCAAGTTCATTCACTGTTAGTCATTATATTATATTGAGCTACTCTTTTTATTGCATTTCAAATCATGATTGTATTGAATTCTGTGGTGGTTGCAAATTATACTTTCTGCAGGTCCAGCAGTTACCTTTTGTTTTTATCACCTTTTCGCATGGAGCATAAGCGAGgtgatttgatttttaattattctatggATTGGATTGGTttggtttcatttaattttctaGCATGACCTTGCCATGTGAACAGTCATAAGTTACTAAATCATTACCAAATTCTGATGCACATATGTGTTATATATGCACATGCATGACATGACCATTTTCCTAATAagatttattaataatatagaTGATTGTGCTGCAATAATCTTTGGAGATGCAGGTCATTAGATACTCACGTTATGCTTTTAGCTGCATTGGAAATTGCCCTTATTGGATAACCTATCTCAGGTAATTCTTCTATTTTATCAGAATTTCTCAAACTGTCACATAAATGAACTGAAATCTGAATTTAAAGTGTTCTGTTATTAGCACAATAcatttcaaatttttctaaaGCCTAAGATTGACTTGTTTTATCCTTTAATTAGGTACACTGCGTTTATTGTGCTGTATCCTTTGGGAGTAGGTCCTGGTGAAAGTGAGTTCATATATTATATGGCTATCTGGTTTTCTGAATTTTGTTTCTGGTTGACTTTAAAATTCACCTTTTCCTTTCATATTGGAATTGCAAactgttttcttttctttctttttttcattatatTAAGTATTGCAACTGATCAGCGAATATCATGCCGTTTGGATCATGTACCGGGCACTTCCATTTGTAAAGAAGAACCTCTATTCGGAAACCTTTTCAGGCCTCCCATTTAGCTACTATAATTTTCTTAAGGCATGTTTAACATTTTGTTTagatatttcaataattatctACTCTTGTAACTAGTTTAGTTATGGCTATTATCCCttcaaaagaaagaagaaaaaaagaaagaaaaaatacaaaGATAACTGCTATGATATGTTTCCTATAAATGGAGCTGGCACTTTAATTTGCATTAAATAGAAATTAGAAAGTGGTTATATGATAAATGGCCTGACTTATACTTTGCTTTATATATTTCGTTCATAAAGGAACAAGCATTTtctttaaatgaaaaatgcaagatgttttccctttttatttttcatttgtgaaattgcTTCCATACTGGTGGATTGGcttttcctattttatttatacgCATGAGTGTCAATTGTTCATCAAGAGAGTGGCTTGcacttaattttattttctccttttgccttttattattttacctATTTCTTATTGGAGCAGTACCTAGTGAAGTGGGCTTCACCCAGGCTTCACAGTGGTAGGCTAATTGAGGAGCAGCATTTGAACTGTatgaaagtgaaaaagaaaaattaaggTCAAGGGTAACTATGATTGAATACATTTATCCATAGAACTGAAAAGTACTAATTCTTCCTCTCCTGGGTTTATCTAGTGAATTTACGAAAGGGGTAAAAGAACTGATAAGTACTAAGATTTTTTATATGAGAAAATGTTGTGTGCTGAATTTATTGTTAATTTGTAGCCGAACTGTATCAACTTTATTCTGAATATTTCCTTCTTGCAGTTGTTGATTCATTAGAGCAAATGAGGGAAGAAAGCAAAAAAGTATACCAATTTTTGACGTGGTGCCCTTGAAAGAGGCTTGAGTTATATCAAAGTGTACAAGCTGAGATAGATACAGTTGCTTAGTCTAAGTAGATATAGAATAGAGCGTAGTTATGTTGTTCATGAATTATTCTTATCATGTTTTAGTTTAGATTGTGGATTataaatttgatatatttaagaattttcaatattttaaacTCTATATTTCTATGTAGACATTGTGAATGTTTTGGTATTTATTTGGAAAATTAATCTATGCttgattctttttatattttgtgaaaatataattatttattaaaattaagttTTAATAAGTAGTAAATGTGAAATTAGTAAAAAtctataattataaaattaggaACAACAACTGATTTAGTGACCGATTTAGATTTTTAGTTTAGGAATTAGTGACcgattttagatttttaaatcaGGTATTGGCGACCGATTTAGCGACCAATTTCATGGTGACCGATTTAGCAACCGAAAAATTAGTCGCCATTTAGCGACCGATTTACTCAGTGACCGATTTAGCAACGGGAAATTTGGTCACCATTTAGCGACTGATTTAGCGACCAATACTCTGGTGAAGGTTTGGTGGCCTTGTTCAAAAATCGATCGCTAATGGTTAGCGACCGAAGTTGGTCGCTATTTTCTTATTAGCGACTAAGGTTTTAGAGATCACCAGAATCGGTCGCTAAATTGGTCACTAAATTGGTCGCTATTCTAATAATTTCTTGTAGTGTCCTTTGTGCCTCATTAAGGACcttgctagcatagtaaattACATGAACTAGCTTATCTTTCCTTTGCCTCAACATGTAACACACTCACTATCCGAATGTCACGCTTCTGGCTGCGCCACTTTGATAGCTTGGGCATTACGACAACTCTATACATATTTAACATTAAAATATGAGCCGgtttaaaacttaaaactgCATAACCTTTCAAAAACACTTTTTcaatgaaaacataaatatacaTGTACAAACAACCAGATACAATACcttaagatatatatatatatatatatatatacacacacacacacacataacACTAGCTTACAAACATACATCATATAatttcctatccctcttacaaacttTATAAAGATAAGGAGAGGAAAACATAATAGCTAAGATAATACAAAAATAccgaataaacagaaaataaacatAACTCTTCTGAAATTTTGTCATCCATATCTTGAAAAGGAATAACTTGTAGGGAAATGAGAACGTCATCCTCGCTTGTTCTCACCATAGGATTACAGAAATTGCTATAACAAGATacgtaaaataaaattattcttaGAATACAGTGATCATTGCTCGTCTTATAAGTCTTTCCAAAAATCATGGGTTCACATTTCAAAATCCAGAAAATCCTTTTCGAAGACTTGGTAAATTTCTcaaatattttgaaataaaaccttttttctttcttgcaaGATCTGAAAAGTTTTTCCTAGACAGTATGAATGACCAACATGTCCCAAAGATAGGTTCAATTAAGTCTATGCTGtaagagtttaatttttcatacttttctagACCATAACCATGAAAGCAGTTACCTACGCATTATAAATGATCATCCcgttccaagcataggttcattaagtctatgctgaaccggTCAGATACTTTATACAAAACTAGAACTCAACAAACCAACCACGGCCTCAAGCCCATCCAATCCAACACAAACAACTCAATCATCAACCAATTCTTCACAAACCAACCAATCAAACACAATCACAATTAATGTAGTTCAAATACAATCAATAGCAATTATAACAATTATAGCAGTTAGCAGTTAACATAAGTATTCACATAAGCAAAACCAATTACAAtttgcacacccaaacaatgtcacagaaatgcatatgatgcatgcctatcctactggccatgagctcacgcGTCGATTATGTTGCCAAACCCAACTCGGATAAGCGGGATTAAACCACCATCCTTGCCCAAGAACACACAAGCGGGATTAAACCACCGTCCTTGCCTCTACCGTAAGTGGGATCAAACCACCGTCCTTACGCGGACGTTGCACCCTCGACAAGTGGAATTAAACCACCGTCCTTGCCAGGTGCCAGCAACTTATCAAAAATCTCATCTCAGCATAAGCGGGACGAATCCGACCCTTATGCCTACCAAACCATAACTCATCAATCTTGAGGACATCCATAATCAATCAGGCTCAGTAACttatttcaatttcattcttgGCCCATTTTCTGTTAAATAACAAACGTATTTAATTTACATCTTGCCAAGAATCACTTTTCAAAACGGAGCCACTTTCCACATCTTTCCAATACTTCCAAACAATCACAAAATCAttccaaattcaaaatctctttgaaAGACTCAAAATCATTCATTTCTAAATCAAGATTTGGTCGTAAAATTCATCAGCGGAGTCTCAAGACTTTAGGGGAGAATAACCTAACTCATTTCTTAAATTCATTGAAATCCGCCAAAACTTTAACTTCTTGATTTGAATaaatagaaatgaatttaaaCCAAAACCAAATCGTGTTTCGAATTATTCCGAACCaatttcaaaaccaactaaactTAAGCCAAAACCAAATCATTTTTAAACCGAAAATCAATTTCAGTTTCATTCTTAAATATGTTTCCAAAGGCTCGAAAAATGTCTCAATTTTACTAAGTCAAAGTTTCAGAAAATACTTCAAACTCTTCCTAAAATGTCGTAAAGTGAAATTAGTTAATCGAACTCCATTAAAACTCCTTCAAATTTGCGTATTCAATCAAATTCCAAAACTTGATTCTTTTCATCTTTAAATCGACTTCAAAACTtgattcttttttaaaatagtttacattcaaaatataacaatttttttaataaaagggttcaatttaattcttttattggTAATACAGTTCAAGGCATAATCTGTTCCTTCTTAAAATACCGTTTCAAATAAAGTCtcggattttatagaaattttggTAGCATCTCCCCTAcaacttggactttgccaccctatCCGGGTCCTAACCAAACCAATCCTTAACTCTTTCCAATAGGTTCAAGACCAAATTAGTTTCCaataaaacaaaaactcaaaCTTTTAGATTATCAAAAAAAAACCAATTCAAATCAACCAAATCCAGAAATTTTCAATTTATCAAAGCAGACATTATTTCAATCAAACAGGCAACCATATCCATTCAAGACAAAATTAGACAATTCATATGACTCAAATAATCACTAGAAATACATTCCGCACAGCATGTCTATTTATaacaattttcaatttaaaataaactAGTTTGTATAAAAAGCCCCTACCTCGACTCGTCGAAAACATAACCCAAATGCATCAACCAAACTCTTTTCCCTCAGCCCGGAACCAACGACAACCACAAACTCAGCCTCTGATCACTTTCGCAGCACTCTCTGCAACTTAAAAGTGACATGCAACATACAAAACTCGAACCTACATTACCAAAACTCATATTCATCAACCAAACGCAATCGAATACTAATGCGAAGGTTTTTGAAACATAATTACTAACTCAAATAACAAAACAAAGCAGCTGCGACTCCGAATCGGCCTGGCAGTAGCTCCGACAATAACTCCAAGTGACAGTCGCGAGCAAAACCCCGGTGACGATGACTGTAACAACCACGACGTGATGATAAAAACCCAGGAATTTAAGAGAACAGAAACCCAACTACAAAATCCTTACCGACGGTGGGTCTCAAGGCAGCAGCGGTGTCTCCAAGCGACAGAGGCACGGCTGGATTTTCCACCGGCAACAGCTGTAATGGAAACAGCTTCTTCTCCCTCCATTCGCGATCCTGTCGGCGGCTTCCGACGGTAATGACTCTTCTCTGTTCGTGCTTCCAGTGGTGGTGGCAAGGACGGTTTGGCGGCAGAGACCCGACGATGCTGGCGGCGATGGGCTCCCTCTCGGCGACAGCAGCAGGTTCGACGGTGATGCGGGCTCTAACGGTGACGACAGACCCAGCTTAGACGGTGGGAGCTCCCTCGCGAGCTCCCTCCCTCTCTCCTCATGTTCGCCTATTTCTATCTCCTCCATGGATGGCGATGACAGCAGCAACTGGCGGTGGGCTGGACGCGGTTGGGCAGCGGCGGGATGAGCTCGATGGCGAGGCACGATGGCACGGCAGTGATGCTCCTCCTTCCCCTCTCCCTTTCTTCTCCGTGGATCCCTCTCCTCACTTCCCTTTCTGTTTCATTTTCTTCTCTTGAAGAAGTTTTATGGTGTTGTATTTTGGGTAGGTTGGCTAAAGGAAAAAGAGAGATAATGGCTAGGGTTTCATTTGGTAATGGAAAATTGGGTTTAAATAGGGTTAGAGTTTGTGTATAAAATTAGGGATTTTGGGACTTAATTTGAAGACTAATTTAATCtctaaaattactttaaaatattatctGTGACATAAAGATACTAATTAATTCTCAATCATTTTCTTTAATTGAAAATACatattgatataattaattttctttatccttaaaacttaaagattgaatgatataaatatatttgatctaaaatcaaatcatataaaatttttattatttcataactaccaACTCAATAACTTAATTATAGAAGATAATTCAATAATCATAAAATTAGATGAAATTCTGGTTTAAATAACCAAACctcattattttcaaatttctaaaactttaaatcataaatagaaaaataatctATAAGTATAGAGTTTGGATAAAAaccttaatttattttcaaatccaaTTAATCAAAGTTGTCGTTaattattttcaacaaaaagaatttttgaaattaaaactgtaaataaatatatgatttgagatTAGTTCAAAATAGGACTTTCAAAAGTCTTGGGTCTTACATTccacccaccttataaaaatttccgtcctcaaaaattaaaataatgcaTAAGATAATACATAGCCTTAAATACCTTTTAGAAATGTAAGAGATcttaacacacacacacatatatatatatcttatgtttaaatcttatatatatatatatatatgtgtgtgtgtgtgtgttcaAATACCTGATATACATAAGATTTAAACATAATGGTGAATTATAGTGCAAggtagaagataaagataggctTAATACAAACAGGTTATATGGTTTTCAAAACTTTATAAAAGCTTGGAGAAACAATATAGGGTGAAAATCAAGATAAGCAAAGCAGTGGTTAACATGGCAAAAAGGCTACAAGGTATGTTGGTATTGAAACAGCGGATATAACGTTCCCTCATAGCTTTCTTACCCATTCAAAACTTCAACTTCCTAACTCCATCAATCACTTTAGAACTCCATAACTGCTCGCAAGCCTAACATCCACAAACTTGTCTACGAGAAACGAAACTCTCACACTTCTCGTAACGTTGCACACTTATCGCTTCACCATTCGTACCCACAAACAGgtcttaaagaactaacgcATCGCATTACTATACCTAAAGATCGCACGTGATATCAAAACAATTCTTGAttttactgatgagcggataatttatacgctttttggcattgtttttagtatgtttttagtatgatttagttagtttttagtatatt includes:
- the LOC130932553 gene encoding uncharacterized protein LOC130932553, which encodes MEGEEAVSITAVAGGKSSRASVAWRHRCCLETHRRHRHRGFARDCHLELLSELLPGRFGVAAALFCYLSSSFVCCMSLLSCRECCESDQRLSLWLSLVPG